In a single window of the Papaver somniferum cultivar HN1 chromosome 8, ASM357369v1, whole genome shotgun sequence genome:
- the LOC113305604 gene encoding uncharacterized protein LOC113305604 produces the protein MPQFITPYRGVRYHLKEFGGNRPKDAKELFNLRHASLRNAIERAIGILKRRFTILQVQPQYPFESQVKIVLACCILHNHIRRECINDLIFDDENLQNLLETDPRMQQDSECSTLGRNRQREVASELRTSIADAMWNDYQRRRRG, from the coding sequence ATGCCGCAGTTTATTACTCCATATCGTGGTGTCCGTTATCACTTGAAGGAATTTGGTGGAAATCGTCCAAAAGATGCAAAGGAATTATTCAATCTCCGACATGCATCGTTACGAAATGCAATTGAACGTGCTATCGGTATACTTAAAAGACGCTTCACTATTTTGCAAGTTCAGCCTCAATATCCATTCGAATCACAAGTGAAAATTGTACTTGCATGTTGCATCCTTCATAACCATATCCGCAGAGAGTGCATTAATGACTTGATTTTCGATGATGAGAACTTACAAAACCTACTAGAAACCGATCCAAGAATGCAACAAGATAGTGAATGCTCTACACTTGGGAGAAATAGACAACGAGAAGTAGCTTCAGAACTTCGAACTTCAATTGCAGATGCAATGTGGAATGATTATCAGCGTCGCCGCCGCGGCTGA